One Deefgea tanakiae genomic region harbors:
- a CDS encoding GIN domain-containing protein, with amino-acid sequence MNNMKRLKQWLFPACVLAVLALGAVTVWHSKPNPHFVINNGSAAFEFALQSKGAIQPSGKVVQVLLSNQGAKLINHSPVNVRQFSAPKASVELDEALLAELDQDLLAQGIIELRTGQNISPNMPAIVFNSALVAEQSVLSEVENHGTGVTRIQSPNLKQISVSNRGAGRVEILTSKVQSATVSNYGVGEVYLPNVGDVQIDSRGTGNVYVEDADAATVQLYGVGTVTFANEPKVNSTIKGMGKIKTNTPHPYQ; translated from the coding sequence ATGAATAATATGAAGCGGCTCAAGCAATGGCTATTTCCAGCTTGCGTGCTGGCGGTATTGGCCTTGGGCGCAGTGACTGTTTGGCACTCAAAACCTAATCCGCATTTTGTGATTAACAATGGCTCTGCTGCATTTGAATTTGCGCTGCAAAGCAAAGGTGCGATTCAACCGAGCGGCAAGGTGGTGCAGGTTTTGCTCAGCAACCAAGGGGCGAAATTAATTAATCATAGCCCTGTGAATGTACGGCAATTTTCTGCGCCTAAAGCAAGCGTTGAGTTAGATGAGGCGCTGCTTGCCGAGTTGGATCAGGATTTATTGGCGCAAGGCATTATTGAGCTGCGCACTGGGCAAAATATCAGCCCCAATATGCCTGCAATTGTTTTTAATAGCGCCCTTGTGGCTGAGCAAAGCGTTTTGAGCGAGGTAGAGAATCACGGTACAGGCGTCACTAGAATCCAGTCACCCAATTTGAAGCAAATCAGTGTTTCTAATCGTGGCGCAGGCCGGGTCGAAATATTGACGAGCAAAGTACAATCGGCCACTGTTTCCAATTATGGTGTCGGCGAGGTGTACCTGCCGAATGTGGGTGATGTTCAAATCGACAGTCGTGGCACAGGTAATGTGTATGTGGAAGACGCTGATGCTGCAACCGTGCAGTTGTATGGCGTAGGTACAGTTACGTTTGCCAACGAGCCGAAAGTCAATTCGACGATTAAAGGCATGGGTAAGATCAAAACCAATACTCCGCACCCTTATCAATAA
- the nhaC gene encoding Na+/H+ antiporter NhaC → MQRPDTVQPLSLIEAIIPVAALILLVGLSYFLFGDAGALGPNQVALVVATMIAVFIGWRRGHSGDALAKAATDSVSTGIGAVFILFAVGALIGTWALSGTLVAMVYYGLQLLSPNYFFVTACAITALVSLSIGSSWTVVGTIGVGFMGIAISMDLNPAIAAGAVISGAYFGDKSSPLSDSANLSAAAAGVELYDHIRETLLTSIVALSLVLGLFFMLGEPGDFDASEKMAAISNAFEITPLLFIPLVVVIVLALFRVPAVTAIFMGAIAGGVLAVIVAPERVIAFANAGDLPAPVAMFKGVWLALASGYTSTTGFAPMDLLATRGGMDSMLNTIWLIVSALAFGGVVEKVGVLDRLITPIINKAKSDGALVGSLSTSIFATNVITADQYIAIVLPGRMFKNAFAQRGLAPVVLSRAVGDTATPTSALIPWNSCGAYMAATLGVATWSYAPFAFFCFISPALTIAIAYAGIRMKRIAVAPSTEN, encoded by the coding sequence ATGCAACGCCCAGATACAGTTCAGCCGCTCAGCCTCATTGAAGCCATTATTCCCGTCGCCGCACTCATTTTATTAGTCGGTTTATCTTATTTTTTGTTTGGCGATGCTGGCGCATTGGGGCCGAATCAAGTGGCTTTGGTTGTCGCAACAATGATTGCAGTTTTCATCGGCTGGCGGCGTGGCCATTCGGGTGATGCGCTGGCGAAGGCGGCGACCGATAGCGTGTCTACGGGGATCGGCGCCGTTTTTATCTTATTTGCAGTCGGCGCATTGATTGGCACTTGGGCGCTCAGTGGCACTTTGGTGGCGATGGTGTATTACGGGCTTCAGTTACTGAGCCCGAATTACTTTTTCGTCACCGCCTGTGCAATCACCGCGCTGGTTTCATTAAGCATCGGCAGCTCATGGACAGTGGTCGGCACGATTGGCGTTGGCTTTATGGGGATTGCAATCAGCATGGATCTCAACCCAGCCATCGCAGCGGGTGCTGTGATTTCTGGTGCTTATTTTGGCGATAAATCGTCGCCACTTTCTGATTCGGCCAACTTGTCTGCCGCTGCCGCAGGGGTCGAGCTATACGACCATATTCGCGAAACGCTGCTGACATCAATTGTTGCTTTGTCTCTGGTGCTTGGGCTCTTTTTTATGTTGGGAGAGCCGGGCGACTTTGATGCGTCTGAGAAGATGGCGGCGATCAGTAATGCTTTCGAAATTACACCGCTGCTGTTTATCCCGCTGGTGGTGGTGATTGTGCTAGCGCTATTTCGCGTTCCTGCTGTGACGGCGATTTTTATGGGGGCGATTGCGGGTGGCGTGTTGGCTGTAATTGTTGCGCCAGAGCGAGTAATTGCCTTTGCCAATGCGGGCGATTTACCAGCGCCAGTGGCGATGTTCAAGGGCGTTTGGCTTGCTTTAGCCAGCGGTTATACATCCACAACGGGCTTTGCACCGATGGATTTACTGGCAACCCGTGGCGGCATGGACAGCATGCTCAATACGATTTGGCTGATTGTCAGCGCCTTGGCGTTTGGTGGCGTGGTAGAGAAAGTCGGTGTGCTTGATCGGCTGATTACGCCGATTATTAATAAAGCGAAATCCGATGGTGCTTTGGTTGGCTCTTTGTCGACATCGATTTTTGCTACCAATGTGATTACCGCCGACCAATATATCGCCATCGTGTTGCCCGGCCGCATGTTTAAAAATGCATTTGCGCAACGTGGTTTGGCGCCGGTGGTGTTGTCGCGTGCAGTGGGTGACACGGCCACGCCGACCTCGGCGCTGATTCCGTGGAATAGCTGCGGTGCGTATATGGCGGCGACCTTGGGTGTCGCCACTTGGAGTTATGCGCCCTTCGCATTCTTCTGTTTTATTAGCCCAGCACTGACGATTGCGATTGCTTATGCTGGGATTCGGATGAAGCGGATTGCGGTCGCGCCAAGCACGGAAAATTAA